A window of the Pseudomonas sp. B21_DOA genome harbors these coding sequences:
- a CDS encoding Lrp/AsnC family transcriptional regulator produces MHSELDAYDRKILALLQEDASLSSAQIAEQVGLSQSPCWRRIQRMKEEGIIRGQVTLLDRKKIGLNTQIFAEIKLNAHGRSNFTEFTEAIRGFPEVLECYVLMGAVDFMLRIVAADIEAYERFFFEKLSLVPGIQEVNSIVALSEIKSTTSLPV; encoded by the coding sequence ATGCACAGCGAGCTGGACGCTTACGACCGGAAGATCCTCGCCCTGCTGCAGGAAGACGCTTCGCTGTCGAGCGCGCAGATCGCCGAGCAGGTCGGCCTATCGCAATCGCCGTGCTGGCGGCGGATTCAGCGGATGAAGGAGGAGGGCATCATTCGCGGTCAGGTGACCTTGCTTGATCGCAAGAAGATCGGCCTGAACACGCAGATCTTTGCCGAGATCAAACTCAACGCTCACGGCCGCTCGAACTTCACCGAATTCACCGAGGCGATTCGCGGCTTTCCGGAAGTGCTGGAGTGTTATGTGCTGATGGGCGCGGTGGACTTCATGTTGCGCATTGTCGCGGCGGACATTGAGGCGTACGAGCGGTTCTTCTTCGAGAAGCTGTCGCTGGTGCCGGGGATACAGGAAGTGAACTCGATCGTGGCGCTGTCGGAGATCAAGTCCACCACCAGCCTGCCGGTCTAG
- the tadA gene encoding Flp pilus assembly complex ATPase component TadA: MSVQFVTQDRWLDLNDVLRELVAQGFICQDAAEQALNARRRHAAHGQMHPLEFIASQQLDDLSRPGKHMDLESLTLWLAQQAGQPYLRIDPLKINVAAITPLMSYAFAQRHKILAVAVDRDSVTVASAQPYVSGWEADLTHVLKLPIKRVVANPVDIQRFSVEFFRLAKSVSGASNADAQGGNLGNFEQLLNLGASNQEPDANDAHIVNIVDWLFQYAFQQRASDIHIEPRREHGTVRFRIDGVLHNVYQFPPQVTMAIVSRLKSLGRMNVAEKRKPQDGRVKTKTPDGGEVELRLSTLPTAFGEKMVMRIFDPEVLLKNFDQLGFSVDDLRRWQDMTRQPNGIILVTGPTGSGKTTTLYTTLKKLATPEVNLCTIEDPIEMVEPAFNQMQVQHNIELTFAAGVRALMRQDPDIIMIGEIRDLETAEMAIQAALTGHLVLSTLHTNDAPSAISRLLELGVPHYLIKATVLGVMAQRLVRTLCPHCKAPLTLEDEDWQTLTRPWQAPLPSNAQRAIGCLECRDTGYRGRAGVYEIMQLSDSLKALITPDTDLTAIRRQAFKEGMRSLRLSGAQKVAAGLTTVEEVLRVTPQSELK, from the coding sequence ATGTCCGTTCAATTTGTCACTCAGGACCGCTGGCTCGACCTCAACGATGTGTTGCGAGAACTGGTCGCCCAAGGCTTCATCTGCCAGGACGCCGCGGAACAGGCGCTCAATGCCCGCCGTCGCCATGCGGCTCACGGGCAGATGCATCCGCTGGAATTCATCGCCAGCCAGCAACTCGACGACCTCAGCCGTCCGGGCAAACATATGGATCTGGAAAGCCTGACCCTGTGGCTGGCGCAGCAGGCCGGGCAGCCGTATTTGCGCATCGATCCGCTGAAAATCAATGTCGCGGCGATCACGCCGCTGATGTCGTATGCCTTCGCCCAGCGCCACAAAATTCTCGCCGTCGCCGTGGACCGCGACTCGGTCACCGTGGCCAGCGCTCAGCCCTACGTCAGCGGTTGGGAAGCCGATCTGACCCACGTATTGAAGCTGCCGATCAAACGGGTTGTGGCCAACCCGGTCGACATCCAGCGCTTCAGCGTCGAGTTTTTCCGGCTGGCCAAATCGGTCAGCGGCGCCAGCAATGCCGACGCCCAGGGTGGCAACCTCGGCAACTTCGAACAACTGCTCAACCTCGGCGCCAGCAACCAGGAGCCGGACGCCAACGACGCGCACATCGTCAACATCGTCGACTGGCTGTTCCAGTACGCTTTCCAGCAGCGCGCCAGCGATATCCATATCGAACCGCGCCGTGAGCACGGCACCGTGCGCTTTCGCATCGACGGCGTGCTGCACAACGTCTATCAATTCCCGCCGCAGGTGACCATGGCGATTGTCAGCCGCCTGAAAAGCCTCGGCCGCATGAACGTCGCGGAAAAGCGCAAACCCCAGGACGGCCGGGTCAAGACCAAGACCCCCGATGGCGGCGAAGTGGAGCTGCGGCTATCGACCTTGCCGACGGCGTTCGGCGAAAAAATGGTCATGCGTATTTTCGACCCGGAAGTGCTGCTGAAGAATTTTGACCAGTTGGGTTTCAGCGTCGACGATTTGCGTCGCTGGCAGGACATGACCCGTCAACCCAACGGCATCATTCTGGTCACCGGGCCGACCGGTTCGGGCAAGACCACGACCCTGTACACCACGCTGAAAAAACTGGCGACACCGGAGGTCAACCTCTGCACCATCGAAGATCCGATCGAAATGGTCGAGCCGGCCTTCAACCAGATGCAGGTGCAGCACAACATCGAGCTGACCTTCGCCGCCGGGGTCCGGGCGCTGATGCGGCAGGACCCGGACATCATCATGATCGGCGAGATCCGCGATCTGGAAACTGCGGAAATGGCGATTCAGGCCGCGCTCACCGGGCACTTGGTTCTGTCGACGCTGCACACCAACGATGCGCCGAGCGCCATCAGTCGTTTGCTCGAACTCGGCGTACCGCATTACCTGATCAAAGCCACCGTGCTCGGGGTCATGGCCCAGCGTCTGGTGCGCACTTTATGTCCGCACTGCAAGGCGCCGCTGACGCTCGAAGATGAAGACTGGCAAACCCTGACCCGACCCTGGCAGGCGCCGCTGCCGAGCAATGCGCAACGGGCGATCGGCTGCCTGGAATGCCGCGACACCGGCTATCGCGGCCGCGCCGGGGTTTACGAAATCATGCAACTGAGCGACAGCCTCAAGGCGCTGATCACCCCGGATACCGACCTCACCGCGATCAGGCGTCAGGCGTTCAAGGAAGGCATGCGCAGCCTGCGTCTGTCCGGTGCGCAGAAAGTCGCGGCAGGGTTGACCACGGTGGAAGAAGTGCTGCGGGTGACGCCACAAAGTGAGTTGAAATAA
- a CDS encoding DUF2388 domain-containing protein, with product MMRLKLAVATLALLSLPVGSAMADSFWRNVISSGATTGSTYLTFKDHKLIVAAQDDAGSFVASDGGIRGPYLEAAIQKVRADNPGLQASDMELANAILAKNAVASE from the coding sequence ATCATGCGTCTCAAACTTGCTGTCGCCACCTTGGCCCTGCTGTCGCTTCCCGTTGGTTCGGCCATGGCGGACAGCTTTTGGCGTAACGTCATCTCCTCCGGTGCCACCACCGGTTCGACCTACCTGACCTTCAAGGATCACAAGCTGATCGTCGCCGCCCAGGACGACGCCGGCAGCTTCGTCGCCAGCGACGGCGGCATCCGTGGCCCGTACCTGGAAGCAGCGATACAGAAAGTCCGCGCCGACAACCCTGGCCTCCAGGCTTCGGACATGGAACTGGCGAACGCGATCCTGGCGAAGAACGCCGTGGCTTCCGAGTAA
- the gcvP gene encoding aminomethyl-transferring glycine dehydrogenase has translation MSQSPSLSQLRDPEAFLRRHLGPDAAEQQAMLDSLGLGSRAELIEQTVPPGIRFNRALDLPPALDEQAALAKLRGYAEQNQLFTSLIGMGYHGTVTPTVILRNVLENPGWYTAYTPYQPEIAQGRLEALLNFQQLTIDLTGLELANASLLDEATAAAEAMALAKRVAKSKSNLFFVDENCHPQTLSVVQTRAEGFGFELIVDAVDNLAQHEVFGALLQYPDTHGEIRDLKPLIDHLHAHQALACVATDLLSLLVLTPPGELGADVVFGSSQRFGVPMGYGGPHAAFFASREEYKRAIPGRIIGVSKDARGNVALRMALQTREQHIRREKANSNICTAQVLLANIASCYAVYHGPEGLKRIAQRVHRLTCLLAAGLERNGIKRLNRQFFDTLTLEVGGAQTAIIESAQAAQINLRILGRGRVGLSLDETCDEHTVAKLFDVLLGADHGLSVDALDAQDIASGIPDELQRSTPYLQHPVFNAHHSETEMLRYLKQLENKDLALNQSMIPLGSCTMKLNATSEMIPITWPQFAHLHPFVPREQAVGYTLMIEELERWLCAITGFDAICMQPNSGAQGEYAGLLAIRKYHESRKEGARDICLIPSSAHGTNPASAQMAGMRVVIVECDEAGNVDLEDLKAKAAEAGDKLSCLMATYPSTHGVYEEGISEICEVIHKHGGQVYMDGANLNAQVGLARPADIGADVSHMNLHKTFCIPHGGGGPGMGPIGVRAHLAPFVANHPVVPIDVPLAQNGAVSAAPWGSASILPISWMYIAMMGPQLADASEVAILAANYLAQHLSGAFPVLYTGRNGRVAHECILDLRPLKAQTGISEEDVAKRLMDYGFHAPTMSFPVPGTLMVEPTESESKAELDRFIAAMLSIRAEINEVQKGNWPGEDNPLKRAPHTLADVTGIWERPYSVEQAITPDAHTRLHKYWPAVNRVDNVYGDRNLYCACVPVDDYR, from the coding sequence ATGTCCCAGTCGCCGTCCCTGAGCCAGTTACGCGATCCCGAAGCCTTTCTGCGCCGCCATCTCGGCCCGGATGCCGCCGAGCAGCAGGCGATGCTCGACAGCCTCGGCCTGGGCAGTCGCGCCGAGCTGATCGAACAGACCGTGCCGCCAGGCATTCGCTTCAATCGCGCACTGGATCTGCCGCCGGCCCTCGACGAACAGGCTGCGCTGGCGAAGCTGCGCGGTTATGCCGAGCAGAATCAGCTGTTCACCAGCCTGATCGGCATGGGCTATCACGGCACCGTCACGCCAACCGTCATTTTGCGCAACGTCCTGGAAAATCCCGGCTGGTACACCGCGTACACCCCGTACCAACCGGAGATCGCCCAGGGCCGGCTCGAAGCGCTGCTCAATTTTCAGCAACTGACCATCGACCTCACCGGCCTGGAACTGGCCAACGCCTCGCTGCTCGATGAGGCCACCGCAGCGGCCGAAGCCATGGCTTTGGCCAAGCGCGTAGCGAAGTCCAAGAGCAATCTGTTCTTTGTTGACGAAAACTGCCATCCGCAGACCCTCTCAGTAGTGCAGACCCGTGCCGAAGGTTTCGGCTTCGAACTGATCGTCGACGCGGTGGATAACCTGGCGCAGCACGAGGTGTTCGGCGCGCTGCTGCAATATCCCGACACCCACGGCGAAATCCGCGACCTCAAACCGCTGATCGATCACCTGCACGCGCATCAGGCCCTGGCCTGTGTCGCCACCGATTTGCTCAGCCTGCTGGTGCTGACGCCGCCGGGTGAGTTGGGTGCCGATGTGGTGTTCGGTTCGTCCCAGCGTTTCGGTGTGCCGATGGGTTATGGCGGCCCGCACGCGGCGTTCTTCGCCAGCCGCGAGGAATACAAACGGGCGATTCCGGGGCGAATCATCGGTGTATCGAAAGATGCTCGCGGCAACGTCGCGCTGCGCATGGCCCTGCAAACCCGCGAGCAACACATCCGCCGCGAGAAAGCCAATTCGAACATCTGCACCGCGCAGGTGCTGCTGGCCAATATCGCCAGCTGTTATGCGGTGTATCACGGCCCCGAGGGCTTGAAGCGTATCGCCCAGCGCGTGCATCGCCTGACCTGCCTCCTTGCGGCGGGACTCGAGCGCAACGGCATCAAGCGGCTCAACAGGCAGTTCTTCGACACCCTGACCCTGGAGGTCGGCGGTGCGCAAACGGCGATCATCGAAAGTGCTCAGGCAGCGCAGATCAACCTGCGCATTCTTGGTCGCGGCCGCGTCGGTCTGAGTCTGGACGAGACCTGTGATGAACACACCGTGGCGAAACTGTTCGATGTGCTGCTCGGCGCCGATCACGGCCTGAGCGTTGATGCGCTTGATGCGCAGGACATCGCCTCGGGAATTCCCGACGAACTCCAGCGCAGTACGCCGTACCTGCAACATCCGGTGTTCAACGCTCACCACAGCGAAACCGAGATGCTGCGTTACCTCAAACAGCTGGAAAACAAGGATCTGGCGCTCAACCAATCGATGATCCCGCTAGGCTCGTGCACGATGAAACTCAACGCCACCAGCGAGATGATCCCGATTACCTGGCCGCAGTTCGCCCATCTGCATCCGTTTGTGCCGAGGGAGCAGGCTGTCGGTTACACGCTGATGATCGAAGAGCTTGAGCGTTGGTTGTGTGCGATTACCGGTTTCGATGCGATCTGCATGCAGCCCAACTCCGGCGCGCAGGGCGAGTACGCCGGGCTCCTGGCGATCCGTAAATATCACGAGAGCCGGAAGGAAGGCGCGCGGGATATCTGCCTGATTCCGTCCTCGGCCCACGGCACCAATCCAGCGTCGGCGCAGATGGCCGGGATGCGTGTGGTGATTGTTGAATGCGATGAGGCGGGCAATGTCGATCTGGAGGATTTGAAAGCAAAAGCCGCCGAGGCTGGGGATAAGTTGTCATGCCTTATGGCGACCTACCCATCGACCCACGGCGTGTACGAAGAAGGCATCAGCGAGATCTGCGAGGTTATCCACAAGCACGGTGGTCAGGTGTACATGGACGGCGCCAACCTCAATGCGCAGGTCGGGCTGGCACGGCCGGCGGACATCGGTGCCGACGTGTCGCACATGAATTTGCACAAGACCTTCTGCATTCCCCATGGCGGCGGCGGGCCGGGCATGGGCCCGATCGGGGTTCGCGCGCATCTGGCGCCGTTCGTCGCCAACCATCCGGTGGTGCCGATTGACGTGCCGCTGGCACAGAACGGCGCAGTCAGCGCAGCGCCGTGGGGTAGCGCGAGCATTTTACCGATCAGCTGGATGTACATCGCCATGATGGGCCCGCAACTGGCGGACGCCAGCGAGGTGGCGATTCTGGCGGCGAATTATCTGGCGCAGCATTTATCTGGCGCGTTTCCGGTGCTGTATACCGGGCGCAATGGCCGGGTGGCGCATGAATGCATTCTTGATCTGCGCCCGCTGAAGGCGCAGACCGGCATCAGCGAGGAAGACGTCGCCAAGCGTCTGATGGATTACGGCTTCCACGCGCCGACCATGTCCTTCCCGGTGCCAGGGACGTTGATGGTCGAGCCGACCGAGAGCGAGTCCAAGGCAGAGCTCGACCGCTTCATCGCGGCGATGCTGAGCATTCGCGCCGAGATCAATGAAGTGCAGAAGGGCAACTGGCCGGGCGAAGACAACCCGCTCAAACGCGCGCCGCATACCTTGGCCGATGTCACTGGGATCTGGGAGCGACCCTACAGTGTCGAACAGGCCATCACCCCGGATGCGCACACACGCTTGCACAAATATTGGCCGGCGGTGAATCGGGTGGATAACGTCTACGGCGATCGCAACCTGTATTGCGCGTGTGTGCCGGTGGATGATTACCGCTGA
- the gcvH gene encoding glycine cleavage system protein GcvH translates to MSDIPAELRFAESHEWARLEADGTVTVGISDHAQEALGDVVFVELTEVGKVFAAGDQSGVVESVKAASDIYAPVSGEVIAINEDLSGSPELLNSDPYGAWIFKLKPSDQAELDKLLDAGAYKAAIGE, encoded by the coding sequence ATGAGCGATATCCCTGCCGAACTGCGATTTGCCGAGAGTCATGAATGGGCGCGTCTGGAAGCCGACGGCACCGTCACCGTGGGCATCAGCGATCACGCGCAGGAAGCGCTGGGCGACGTGGTATTCGTCGAACTGACCGAAGTCGGCAAGGTCTTCGCTGCCGGTGATCAATCCGGTGTGGTCGAGTCGGTAAAAGCCGCCTCCGACATCTACGCCCCGGTCAGCGGTGAGGTCATCGCGATCAACGAAGACCTGAGCGGCTCGCCCGAGCTGCTGAACTCCGACCCGTACGGCGCGTGGATCTTCAAGCTCAAGCCAAGCGACCAGGCCGAGCTGGACAAGCTGCTCGATGCTGGCGCGTACAAGGCTGCCATTGGCGAGTAA
- a CDS encoding iron ABC transporter permease, whose protein sequence is MAHPAQRRWYPIVFAIAALVLLPLSVLLLSWQTIDQQIWSHLWQTQMPRLLGNTLTLILGVGVGVTLLGVSLAWLTSLCEFPGRRWLDWALMLPFAIPAYVLAFVFVGLLDFAGPVQTLLREWFGSGLRLPRVRSTGGVIVVLVLVFYPYVYLLARTAFLAQGKGLMEAARVLGQSPWQAFWRVALPMARPAIGAGVALALMETLADFGAVSVFNFDTFTTAIYKTWYGFFSLPSAAQLASLLLLVVMLVLYGERRARGANRASNERPRVKALYHLRGLKALAATGWCGMVFACAFVIPVLQLFVWFWQRGRFDLDERYAGLILHTLYLGAMAALITVSVALLLAFARRLAPTPAINSGVGLANLGYALPGSVLAVSIMLAFSYLDRELVIPLSAWLGGAGKPLLLGSLAALLMAYLVRFIAVAYGPLESSLARIRPSLPEAARSLGVSGPRLFFKVYLPLLLPGTLSAALLVFVDVLKEMPATLLMRPFGWDTLAVRIFEMTSEGEWARASLPALTLVLVGLLPVIGLIRRSAHRN, encoded by the coding sequence TTGGCCCACCCCGCCCAACGCCGCTGGTACCCCATCGTCTTCGCCATCGCCGCGCTGGTGCTGTTGCCGCTGAGCGTGCTGCTGCTGTCGTGGCAAACCATCGACCAGCAGATCTGGTCGCACCTGTGGCAAACCCAGATGCCGCGTCTGCTCGGTAATACCCTGACGCTGATTCTCGGCGTCGGTGTCGGTGTGACCCTGTTGGGTGTGAGCCTTGCCTGGCTGACCAGCCTCTGCGAATTTCCCGGTCGGCGCTGGCTCGACTGGGCGCTGATGCTGCCCTTCGCCATCCCTGCCTATGTGCTGGCGTTTGTCTTCGTCGGCCTGCTGGATTTCGCCGGCCCGGTGCAAACCCTGCTGCGCGAATGGTTCGGCAGCGGCCTGCGCCTGCCGCGAGTGCGCTCCACCGGCGGGGTGATCGTGGTGCTGGTGCTGGTCTTCTACCCCTACGTTTACCTGCTGGCGCGTACTGCGTTTCTGGCTCAGGGCAAAGGCCTGATGGAAGCGGCGCGGGTGCTCGGCCAGTCGCCGTGGCAGGCGTTCTGGCGGGTTGCGCTGCCGATGGCGCGTCCGGCGATTGGCGCGGGCGTGGCGCTGGCGCTGATGGAGACCCTGGCGGATTTCGGCGCGGTGTCCGTGTTCAATTTCGACACCTTCACCACGGCCATCTACAAGACCTGGTACGGCTTCTTCAGCCTGCCCAGCGCTGCGCAACTGGCCAGTCTGTTGCTGCTGGTGGTGATGCTGGTGCTGTACGGCGAGCGCCGCGCGCGCGGGGCGAATCGGGCCAGCAATGAGCGGCCACGGGTGAAGGCGCTGTATCACTTGCGCGGGCTCAAGGCGTTGGCGGCGACAGGCTGGTGTGGAATGGTGTTCGCCTGCGCCTTCGTCATTCCGGTTCTGCAACTGTTCGTCTGGTTCTGGCAGCGCGGACGCTTCGATCTGGATGAACGCTACGCCGGGCTGATTCTGCACACGCTGTATCTGGGCGCGATGGCCGCTCTGATCACCGTCAGCGTTGCGCTGTTGTTGGCGTTCGCCCGGCGTCTGGCGCCGACCCCGGCCATCAACTCCGGCGTCGGTCTGGCCAATCTCGGCTACGCCTTGCCCGGTTCGGTGCTGGCGGTGTCGATCATGCTTGCCTTCAGTTATCTGGATCGTGAACTGGTGATTCCGCTCTCCGCCTGGCTCGGCGGTGCCGGCAAACCGTTGCTGCTTGGCAGCCTCGCGGCGTTGCTGATGGCGTATCTGGTGCGCTTCATTGCCGTGGCGTATGGGCCTCTGGAAAGCAGTCTGGCGCGTATACGGCCATCTTTGCCCGAAGCGGCACGTAGCCTGGGTGTCAGTGGGCCGCGACTGTTTTTCAAAGTGTATCTGCCGCTGTTGCTGCCCGGCACCTTGAGCGCCGCGTTGCTGGTGTTCGTCGATGTGCTCAAGGAAATGCCCGCGACCCTGCTGATGCGCCCATTTGGCTGGGACACGCTGGCGGTGCGCATCTTCGAAATGACCAGCGAAGGCGAATGGGCGCGCGCCTCATTGCCGGCATTGACGCTGGTGCTGGTCGGCCTGTTGCCGGTGATCGGATTGATTCGACGTTCCGCGCACCGAAACTAG
- a CDS encoding extracellular solute-binding protein yields the protein MLAPKRLLTALALTLIGSTTAQAADEVVVYSSRIDELIKPVFDAYTAKTGVKIKFITDKEAPLMQRIKAEGENATADLLLTVDAGNLWQAEQMGILQPFTSKTIDANIPLQYRSSTHAWTGLSLRARTIAYSTERVKPGELTTYEALADKNWEGRLCLRTAKKVYNQSLTATMIEVHGAEKTEQILKGWVNNLSTDVFSDDVAVLEAINAGQCDVGIVNTYYYGRLHKQKPELPVKLFWPNQADRGVHVNLSGIGLTKHAPHPEAAKALVEWMTTPEAQKIFADVNQEFPANPAVAPSEEVAAWGKFVADTLPVEVAGKRQAEAIRMMDRAGWN from the coding sequence ATGTTGGCACCCAAGCGTCTTCTGACCGCACTGGCCTTGACCCTGATCGGCAGCACCACTGCCCAGGCTGCCGATGAGGTGGTGGTTTACTCGTCGCGTATCGATGAGCTGATCAAACCGGTATTCGACGCCTACACCGCCAAGACCGGGGTGAAGATCAAGTTCATCACCGACAAGGAAGCGCCGCTGATGCAACGCATCAAGGCCGAAGGTGAAAACGCCACCGCCGACCTGCTGCTCACCGTCGATGCCGGCAACCTCTGGCAGGCCGAGCAGATGGGCATCCTCCAGCCGTTCACTTCAAAGACCATCGACGCCAACATCCCCCTGCAATATCGCTCGTCCACCCACGCCTGGACCGGCCTGAGCCTGCGCGCGCGGACCATCGCCTATTCCACCGAGCGAGTGAAACCGGGCGAACTGACCACCTACGAAGCGCTGGCCGACAAGAACTGGGAAGGCCGCCTGTGCCTGCGTACGGCGAAGAAGGTCTACAACCAGTCGCTGACCGCGACCATGATTGAAGTCCACGGCGCCGAGAAGACCGAGCAGATCCTCAAGGGCTGGGTCAACAACCTGTCCACCGACGTGTTCTCCGATGACGTTGCAGTGCTGGAAGCGATCAACGCCGGGCAGTGCGACGTCGGCATCGTCAACACCTACTACTACGGTCGCCTGCACAAGCAAAAGCCAGAATTGCCAGTGAAGCTGTTCTGGCCGAACCAAGCCGATCGCGGCGTGCACGTGAATCTGTCGGGCATCGGCCTGACCAAACATGCACCGCACCCGGAAGCGGCCAAGGCTCTGGTTGAATGGATGACCACGCCTGAGGCACAGAAGATTTTTGCAGATGTGAACCAGGAATTCCCGGCCAACCCGGCGGTGGCGCCTTCGGAAGAAGTGGCGGCGTGGGGCAAGTTTGTCGCCGATACCTTGCCGGTTGAGGTGGCGGGCAAACGTCAGGCTGAGGCGATCCGGATGATGGATCGGGCGGGGTGGAACTGA
- a CDS encoding 2-octaprenyl-3-methyl-6-methoxy-1,4-benzoquinol hydroxylase, protein MRADLLIVGAGMVGSALALALQDSGLEVLLLDGSPLSVKPFDAEAAFEPRVSALSAASQRILERLGVWDGIAQRRSSPYTDMHVWDGSGTGHIHFSASSVHADVLGHIVENRVVQDALLERLHDCDLGMLANARLEQMRRSGDDWLLTLADGRTLRAPLVIAADGANSAVRRLTGVATREWDYLHHAIVTSVRCSQPHRKTAWQRFTDHGPLAFLPLERDGQQDWCSIVWSTTPGEAERLMALEETAFCAELERAFEGRLGEVISADPRLCVPLRQRHAKRYVAEGLALIGDAAHTIHPLAGQGVNLGFLDAAVLAEVLLQAHERGERLADVKVLSRYERRRMPHNLALMAAMEGFERLFQADPLPLRWLRNAGLKLVEQMPEAKALFVREALGLTGDLPALAKP, encoded by the coding sequence ATGCGCGCAGATCTGCTGATTGTCGGAGCCGGAATGGTCGGCAGCGCCCTGGCGCTGGCGCTACAGGACAGCGGCCTGGAAGTGCTGCTGCTCGACGGCAGCCCGCTGAGCGTGAAACCGTTCGATGCCGAAGCGGCGTTCGAACCGCGCGTCAGCGCGTTGTCGGCGGCGAGCCAGCGCATCCTCGAACGCCTCGGCGTCTGGGACGGCATCGCCCAGCGGCGCAGCAGCCCGTACACCGACATGCACGTCTGGGACGGCAGCGGCACCGGGCACATTCATTTCTCGGCGAGCAGTGTGCATGCCGATGTGCTCGGCCACATCGTCGAAAACCGCGTGGTGCAGGATGCGCTGCTCGAGCGTTTGCATGACTGTGACCTCGGCATGCTGGCCAATGCGCGGCTGGAACAGATGCGTCGCTCCGGCGATGACTGGCTGCTGACCCTGGCCGATGGCCGCACCTTGCGCGCGCCGCTGGTAATCGCGGCCGATGGCGCCAATTCAGCGGTGCGCCGTCTGACCGGCGTGGCGACTCGCGAGTGGGATTATCTGCATCACGCCATCGTGACGAGCGTGCGCTGCAGCCAGCCACACCGCAAAACCGCCTGGCAGCGCTTTACCGATCACGGACCGTTGGCGTTTCTGCCGCTGGAGCGTGATGGTCAGCAGGACTGGTGCTCGATCGTCTGGTCGACCACACCGGGTGAAGCCGAGCGCTTGATGGCGCTGGAGGAAACTGCGTTTTGCGCTGAGCTGGAGCGAGCCTTTGAAGGGCGCCTCGGTGAGGTCATCAGCGCCGATCCACGTCTCTGCGTGCCGCTGCGTCAGCGCCACGCCAAACGCTATGTCGCAGAAGGCCTGGCGTTGATCGGTGATGCGGCGCATACCATTCACCCGTTGGCGGGGCAGGGTGTAAACCTTGGTTTCCTCGATGCAGCGGTGCTGGCCGAAGTGCTGCTGCAAGCGCATGAACGTGGGGAGCGACTGGCGGATGTCAAAGTATTGAGCCGTTATGAGCGCCGGCGCATGCCACACAATCTGGCGCTGATGGCGGCGATGGAGGGCTTCGAGCGGTTGTTCCAGGCCGACCCGCTGCCACTGCGCTGGTTGCGCAATGCCGGGTTGAAACTGGTCGAGCAGATGCCCGAGGCGAAGGCGTTGTTTGTGCGCGAGGCGCTGGGGTTGACTGGGGATCTTCCAGCTCTGGCAAAGCCCTGA
- a CDS encoding DUF4442 domain-containing protein: MLEWLSNTFGKARLMRWVMTFYPPYLGAGVRVRHISDDFRDVQVSMGLGWYNRNYVGTQFGGSLYSMVDPFFMLMLMENLGPKYIVWDKAADIDFIAPGKGPVFARFNIDQTLLDEIRRQTANGEKYLPQLQVDIHDGAGNLVARVGKTLYVRLKPQARQA, encoded by the coding sequence ATGCTTGAGTGGCTGAGCAACACATTCGGCAAGGCGCGGTTGATGCGCTGGGTGATGACCTTTTATCCGCCGTATCTTGGCGCCGGCGTGCGCGTTCGGCACATCAGCGATGACTTTCGCGACGTGCAGGTGTCCATGGGGTTGGGCTGGTACAACCGCAACTACGTCGGCACCCAGTTTGGCGGCAGTCTGTATTCGATGGTTGACCCGTTCTTCATGTTGATGCTCATGGAAAACCTCGGCCCGAAATACATCGTCTGGGACAAGGCCGCCGATATCGATTTCATTGCGCCGGGCAAAGGCCCGGTGTTCGCCCGGTTCAACATCGACCAGACCCTGCTCGACGAGATCCGCCGGCAGACCGCCAACGGCGAGAAATACCTGCCGCAGTTGCAGGTCGACATTCATGACGGCGCCGGCAATCTTGTGGCGCGGGTCGGTAAAACCCTTTACGTGCGGCTCAAGCCGCAAGCGAGACAGGCCTAA